Proteins encoded together in one Mercenaria mercenaria strain notata chromosome 18, MADL_Memer_1, whole genome shotgun sequence window:
- the LOC123538489 gene encoding uncharacterized protein LOC123538489 produces MAEKMDVESPMTEEKADTKDSILDDPVYCDPCLLSENETTAFKYCNECEEKLCDDCAKSHSKRKVTSSHKLISVEDIVKNAEGNPLCSPCADTDKRSKADTFCKECDEYLCSQCTRSHKMRRATRFHEPIDVEYLKSQSRQSDEMIPLCQPCEDNNSATRAANYCKECDEYLCESCTKKHLNRKATKSHTPVSVSLLQNEQEGQVEPDKICDPCVSVNRNKIAASFCQECEELLCAECTNQHRTKKITKSHSLKSPEFVEYVKIDCTICDNRSIQAVMFCKSCEEALCELCAKKHSSQKITKTHTLESIKGIILKQMIPCDPCQDNDEVKKAETYCIQCKENLCESCTSYHKGQKVTRQHELSTPKEPVSTRDVSCDPCMEREIKMNAKVHCLECEENLCNDCEQRHRKLKLTKSHKFVSLNEAPKRDLKCCDQCETGESAIKYCADCQGYVCCECCKAHERTKLLKTHKLIEIEDVDKVIKPDCNSCNKRGAAESYCKECEEFYCKDCCRQHQSMKATRTHQLVSAEEGLKDGSARANVDDESTNLSGQPTGNERNTVTKHVDNEAKDRPGKPRISDVLADSVTLSWDPPSTFGEDDYYQISFKDLDHNKKWRFFQAEFRSSTAVLNDVKSNTVFIFRVRVVYEDGEGPYSEESDKIVTSDSPATRIVKFALKKTAGNPSPSKYALPVTEIRAARNEKAKTKKFELGAPPLVEGKSRTIMLVGATGTGKSTLVDGIVNYILGVNWDDPFRFTVIDLEQEEKDREKNQALSQTEWITCYTINPEKGSRLKCQLNIIDTPGFGDTRGLKRDQEIVEQIRQLFSEKQPKGVTFIDAVCFLIKAPDARLTAVQSYIFQSVMSLFGKDIEKNICSLITFADGVDPPVLAALNESGLPFGQSFTFNNSGLFAKNVNISAASLSPMFWDMGLKSFRAFFDHLGKVETKSLQLTKDVLDERSRLEATIKNLQPQLDAGLSKVNCLKQEIKIIEQNKSLIKDNKDFEYEVEETQQKKKELPRGQHVTNCTNCHFTCHDNCAFANDDEKARCCAMGPDGNCKICPDNCHWQKHANTPYIFEYVNVKVKKTYADMQKKYKEATGKLLSQEEIVEKLGEELGDLLDDIEDMMVIIKSCTERLEEIALRPNPLTMTEHIDLMIENEKLEKKDGFLQRINVLNEFRKRAQISTEFEQFKTEANATLGSVGKKRNRDTKSILARMGAWFKDKLS; encoded by the exons ATGGCTGAAAAGATGGATGTCGAAAGTCCTATGACTGAAGAGAAAGCCGATACCAAAGACAGCATTCTAGACGATCCAGTGTATTGCGACCCATGCTTGCTGTCAGAAAACGAAACTACGGCATTTAAGTATTGCAATGAATGTGAAGAGAAGCTTTGCGATGACTGTGCTAAAAGTCATTCCAAACGAAAGGTGACATCGTCCCATAAGTTGATTTCAGTAGAAGATATAGTGAAGAATGCAGAAGGTAATCCCCTTTGTTCTCCGTGTGCAGACACTGATAAGAGGTCGAAAGCTGATACATTCTGTAAGGAATGTGATGAATATCTTTGCAGCCAATGCACGCGTTCTCACAAAATGAGAAGGGCGACACGATTTCATGAACCGATTGACgttgaatatttgaaaagtcagTCACGACAGTCCGATGAAATGATTCCATTATGCCAGCCGTGTGAAGACAATAATAGCGCTACTCGGGCGGCCAATTATTGCAAAGAATGTGATGAGTACCTTTGTGAATCCTGTACAAAAAAGCACTTGAATAGAAAAGCTACAAAGTCACATACCCCTGTTTCAGTCTCTTTGCTGCAAAACGAACAAGAGGGTCAGGTCGAACCAGATAAGATTTGCGATCCTTGCGTTagtgtaaacagaaacaaaatagcTGCATCGTTTTGTCAAGAATGTGAAGAACTGCTTTGTGCTGAGTGTACAAATCAGCACAGGactaaaaaaattacaaaatcacACTCTCTTAAAAGTCCAGAGTTTGTTGAGTACGTGAAAATTGACTGTACCATTTGTGATAATAGAAGTATTCAAGCAGTTATGTTTTGCAAATCCTGTGAAGAGGCACTGTGTGAACTTTGTGCTAAAAAGCATAGTTCCCAGAAAATTACAAAAACTCACACACTTGAATCAATTAAGGGCATAATTTTAAAGCAGATGATTCCATGTGATCCATGCCAAGACAACGACGAAGTTAAGAAAGCGGAAACATATTGCATACAATGTAAAGAGAACTTATGCGAATCTTGCACCAGTTATCACAAAGGACAAAAAGTTACCAGACAGCACGAGCTTTCAACTCCAAAAGAGCCCGTATCGACTCGAGATGTGTCTTGTGACCCCTGCATGGAAAGAGAAATAAAGATGAACGCCAAAGTGCACTGTCTTGAGTGTGAAGAGAACTTATGCAATGACTGCGAACAAAGGCACAGAAAACTTAAACTCACAAAATCTCACAAATTTGTGTCATTAAACGAGGCCCCCAAACGCGATTTAAAATGCTGTGATCAATGTGAAACAGGGGAAAGTGCTATCAAATATTGCGCCGACTGTCAAGGATATGTATGTTGTGAATGTTGCAAAGCACACGAACGTACTAAACTGCTCAAAACACACAAATTGATTGAGATTGAAGACGTTGATAAGGTCATCAAACCGGACTGTAATTCTTGTAACAAACGTGGAGCTGCTGAATCATATTGTAAAGAATGTGaagaattttattgtaaagattgcTGTAGGCAACATCAGTCTATGAAAGCAACTCGAACACATCAACTCGTGTCTGCAGAAGAAGGCCTTAAAGACGGTAGCGCAAGAGCAAATGTTGATGACGAAAGCACGAATTTAAG CGGACAACCTACTGGAAATGAAAGGAATACTGTTACTAAACATGTCGACAATGAAGCCAAG GATCGGCCAGGAAAACCAAGGATATCGGACGTCCTCGCTGACTCTGTAACATTGTCATGGGATCCACCATCAACATTTGGAGAAGATGACTATTACCAGATAAGCTTCAAAGATTTAGATCATAACAAAAAGTGGAGATTTTTTCAAGCCGAGTTCAGATCTTCAACCGCTGTTCTCAACGATGTAAAGTCGAATACAGTCTTTATTTTCCGTGTTCGTGTTGTATATGAAGACGGCGAGGGACCATACAGCGAAGAGAGCGACAAAATAGTTACATCTGATTCTCCAGCAACGCGAATCGTCAAATTCGCCTTGAAAAAAACAGCAGGAAATCCATCACCATCAAAATATGCTCTTCCAGTGACAGAGATAAGGGCTGCAAGAAATGAAAAAGCGAAGACCAAGAAGTTCGAGCTCG GGGCACCACCACTGGTCGAGGGCAAATCTAGAACAATTATGCTTGTAGGGGCTACAGGCACTGGCAAAAGTACACTAGTCGATGGAATTGTGAATTATATCCTTGGAGTAAACTGGGACGATCCATTTCGGTTTACAGTAATTGACTTGGAACAGGAAGAAAAAGACAGAGAAAAAAATCAG GCTTTGAGTCAGACAGAATGGATAACATGTTACACAATCAACCCGGAAAAGGGCAGTCGATTGAAATGTCAGCTAAATATCATAGATACTCCCGGTTTTGGAGACACACGTGGATTAAAACGGGATCAGGAAATCGTGGAGCAGATACGTCAACTCTTCTCCGAAAAACAGCCAAAAGGTGTCACGTTTATAGATGCAGTTTGTTTTCTTATAAAAGCCCCAGATGCACGTCTTACTGCCGTACAAAGTTATATTTTCCAGTCAGTGATGTCGTTATTCGGGAAAGATatcgaaaaaaatatatgttcccTCATAACATTTGCAGATGGAGTAGATCCACCTGTTTTAGCTGCACTCAATGAATCTGGACTACCTTTTGGTCAAAGCTTTACTTTCAATAATTCTGGTCTTTTCGCcaaaaatgtcaatatcagtGCTGCGAGCTTGTCGCCGATGTTTTGGGACATGGGATTGAAAAGTTTCCGTGCATTCTTTGATCACCTTGGAAAAGTTGAAACAAAAAGTCTCCAGCTGACCAAAGATGTCCTTGATGAACGGTCCAGACTAGAAGCAACTATAAAAAATCTACAACCTCAGCTTGATGCCGGACTTTCAAAGGTCAACTGTCTCAAGCAAGAAATTAAGATCATTGAACAGAACAAGTCTTTAATAAAAGATAACAAAGACTTTGAGTACGAAGTTGaagaaacacaacaaaaaaagaaagagttGCCAAGAGGCCAACACGTTACTAACTGCACTAACTGCCATTTTACTTGTCATGATAATTGTGCTTTTGCTAATGACGATGAGAAGGCCAGATGTTGTGCGATGGGTCCAGATGGGAATTGCAAAATATGTCCAGACAACTGTCATTGGCAAAAGCATGCTAACACGCCATATATATTTGAGTATGTCAATGTCAAAGTAAAGAAAACGTATGCAGATATGCAGAAAAAGTATAAAGAGGCGACTGGGAAGCTATTATCACAGGAAGAAATAGTTGAAAAGCTTGGAGAAGAATTAGGTGATTTATTGGATGATATAGAGGATATGATGGTAATCATCAAATCATGCACCGAAAGGCTAGAAGAAATTGCACTTAGACCTAATCCTCTAACGATGACAGAACATATTGATTTGATGATTGAAAACGAGAAACTTGAGAAAAAAGATGGATTTCTACAGAGAATAAATGTACTAAACGAGTTCCGGAAGAGAGCTCAGATATCTACTGAATTTGAGCAGTTTAAAACTGAGGCAAACGCAACTCTTGGATCAGTCGGCAAGAAGAGGAACCGTGACACAAAATCCATCTTAGCTAGGATGGGGGCTTGGTTTAAAGATAAGCTATCATAA